The DNA sequence CTCTGATGACAACGTCCGGTTTACTTCCGCATTTCGTATTTGGCGCCACTCCGGAGTCAGAGGTCACTTCTGGGTCAGAGGTCACCGagtttaaaaatagaaacaatCTGAAACACTTTTACTTCAATAATGTTAATGTGGTGAAGACATTAAGATAGAAACGCCTgtaaatctttctttcttttttatcaagCAGATTGAAAAtatacagaagaagaagaagaagaagaagactgggACGAGCTTTACAGAATGAAGGATGGAATTAGATCAGCAATACATTCAGGTAACAACACACAGAGAGGTATCATTATACCGAAAATCAAGAGGAAAGACATATTTCTTTACAAACCAAACTACAGCAAAAAAAGATATAGAGATAAAGATCTATACgaaaatatttaacacattACATGTTGTTATAgttttaattgctttttgtTTTAGAGAGTGTTGaattgaataaatgtattgtttgaacTCTTTGCCAAAGGCAATAAAGTGCGGTTTCTCACctgtaaatttacatttatggaTATGGAAATTTGCCATTATAATAATAGGATTTATCATGTACACATACCAAACAATACATTCTTCCAAAGTTAAATAAAACTTTCATCAATATTTtcagtaatgaaaacacaaagaaattcTTCAGTTGGTCAAAgccaaaataaaagcacatcAGTTTGTGGACAACCATAACAGAATCTACATTCACATCAACGTCTCTCTTAAatctttttaagtttttatctGGATAGAATTAATGAATGAGTGTAAAATAAATGTCCTTAACTTTATTGGTGATTAAGTGGTGATTAAGTATTGATTAGGTAGAAGCCATGCAGGCTTTCTTCCACAAACTGGTTCCAGTATGAAATCCCACTTGGTAATGTAGTAATATCTCTTTGGAACAGAGCTCTTATAGATCTTTTGTTACCTCCAAGATAACTGGGAAAACAAAGTTGGCCTGTGGGAGTCTGTTGGAGATAATATGGGCGATTGGCTGAGATTTAAACAGCATACAGACTCCAGAGGGTTATTCTATTCTGACAGAAACCCTTCACAAGTAAAGAGAAGACCGTCCTTATTAAATAACTGATCTACCAAcacaatatttttgtgaaaCCAGTATTCCACAAAGAGAGatttgtgtttatatcaaaTGTCCTTGTTATTccatataaaataattatgaggtgaaaaattatgtttgtaGATGAGAGACCATCAGAAGAAGAACTGGTGATGAAAAGCAGACATTTTTACAGGGATTTTATCAATATTTGActtacaaacaagaaaaaaaatttaGATAATATATGGAGAGATATAATATTCCAAGTGGAAGGAAGGTTTCTGAAAAGTGAACTCAGCCAATTTAtcttaaatgtattgtttaatGTATAGAAATCCAAAATATTAAGCTCACCATTTTCACAAGAATTCACAACTGTTTATTTCCACATGAAACTGGTGAAACTGATTAAATTGATTAAACTGATCTACTTTAGTAGTTTGTTATCCAGCTGCAGAGCCAAAGCtgcatgtgtctgtctgtcttagtAATTAATACTCTGCCTCTTAACGTGAGATCCCTTTACCCCTAAATTCCACCGGGCGCGTGCGCGCCGCGTTCCGGCTCCGACGCGGCTGCCAGAGCTGATCGCGGCCACTCTAGTCAATGTATCCGATTGCACCGGGCGCGCCGCGGCGCGTTTCAGAAGCGTCCCAGAGGcggacacagaaacagcattgagcatccggtcaattttcaaaataaaacaacccgtgcagactcctggtcgtatatcaacaataaacgcaattaaaacagacaaataaagaaaccgTTTGACTACACAGCCTACTTAACCATAGCAGAAGTACAAagatcaaggaaaatgaccaaatcaacgaaagctgagcaagttaacaaaattggacagtttagttgccctgctactgcagtaattacggtagccttaagGCACTCTGTGAGCTTTGAccaggctgctgtaattactgtagtaggagtgcaactgactgTAAACGGCGAATGGCTTCCTCGCGGTGGAATAGGGCGCTgtgcagaggacggagcaaaCCGCGTCGGAGCAGGAACTCGGCGCGCACGTGCCCGGTGGAATCCCGGGGTAAGAGTATCACATGTTGCTGACGCAGGCGGGCAGTGCGTGCTGACGACAGCGGGCGGAGTGTGTTGAAAATGGCGGGCGCTGCGGTGCAGGCGGAACTGCGGTTTAGAAACGGACTAACAGAGAAAATCTGCATTACAGTAGAAAATCATCTGAGTTCTCTGATCCGCGGGATTCACGAACTGAGCCCGAACGTCTCGCGGCTTCTCAGCGAGCTGGTGGAGCGTGAAAAAACCCGCGGAGCATGCGCAGAAGGTGAGCTCTCTAATGTGAGAATCTGAGCAGCACGTCTACTCAATAAGAATGATTAAATCCAGCATAACGTGTCATCAATAAGAATGATTATGAAGTATAAAATCATTCTGCATGTGTTTCAGTTAAATCAAGACTTCAAATATAATAAGTTCCTTAAAAGAAGATGAAAGCAACAGGTTGTTATGCTAACTGCTAACGTTACAGTGCAATACAGTGGTTAGAGAGGAAGGACTAAACAACCTCAAGTTACCTGTCAGTTACAGTTCCTGATACACCTGtatgtttcctgctgcaggtgaggaagaggaggacagtgatgaggaagatgaggatCCAGAGGACCCCCAGAACTCTGAACTACATCCCCCAGCTAAAAGATTCAAGACCTGAAATACCTGAGGACACCTGAAACATCTGAGGACACCTGAAACATCTGAGGACACCCGAAACATCTGAggacacctgaaacacctgaaacatcTGAGGACAcctgaaacatctgaaacatctgAGGACACCTGAAACATCTGAGGACACctgaaacatctgaaatatCTGAGGACACCCGAAACATCTGAGGACACCTGAAACATCTGAGGACACCTGAAACATCTGAggacacctgaaacacctgaaacatcTGAGGACACCCGAAACATCTGAGGACACCTGAAACATCTGAGGACACCTGAAACATCTGAGGACACCTGAAATATCTGAGGACACCTGAAACATCTGAGGACACCCGAAACATCTGAGGACACCCGAAACATCTGAGGACACCTGAAACATCTGAGGACACCCGAAACATCTGAGGACACCTGAAACATCTGAGGACACCCGAAACATCTGAGGACACCTGAAACATCTGAggacacctgaaacacctgaaacatcTGAGGACACCTGAAACATCTGAggacacctgaaacacctgaaacatcTGAGGACACCCgaaacatctgaaacatctgaggacacctgaaacacctgaaacatcTGAGGACACCTGAAATATCTGAggacacctgaaacacctgaaacatttgaaacatcTGAGGACACCCGAAACATCTGAGGACACCTGAAATATTTGACGATATCAGCAATACCTGAGGACTGATTACCTGGCATCAGTCAGGATATCGATCCTAAATTCAGTAGAAAGTACATAAAGCAgcttgtgtctgacatgttgcttcaggtaaagactaaaaataaaacctgctttttaaatgtctgtaacagtctgacacagacaggtgaggtCAGGAGGGGACAGGTGAGGTCAGGTGGGGACAGGTGAGGTCAGGTGGGGACAGGTGAGGTCAGGTGAGGTCAGGTGGGGACAGGTGAGGTCAGGTGAGGTCAGGAGGGGTCAGGTGAGGTCAGGTGGGGACAGGTGAGGTCAGGAGGGGACAGGTGAGGTCAGGAGGGGTCAGGTGAGGTCAGGTGGGGACAGGTGAGGTCTCCACATCActtctgtaaaataaaactttcattttctaaaagaATTACAATCTTAAAGTgtaaaacacattgttttttctttcattttattgacATAATAAAGTTGTCATGGTAACCAGTGTATGTTATGTGACTCATGATattaaacacagaaaagtaGCAAATTAAGTACCACAGTCACAGAGAAtactgctctctgattggcttggTCATAAGTTTATCTGCCggttaccatagcaacagtacTGGTGCTTCAGTTAGACACACAGCTAccctccagccaatcacagcacaggattctctgtgtgtttttacaaaaaGGTTTGTATTTGTTGATCCCGACAGTCCACGCTCAGGGCAGTTCGACACAGGTCCTTATCAGGCGGAGCGGTGGGTTTACGTCTGTCAAAAGGCACACAGggaagtgacatcacaaccGACAAACTGTTCACTTAGTCTTCTGGTGACGTCCTGCATTGGCCCCGCCCCTCTATGTGTCTATAAGTGGTGAGCCGCTGTGATTGGACGGCTTGCCAACGGCGTGGCGGCGGCTGCAGAGCAGGGCAAGGCAGACAGGTAGGACACAGTAACCGACGGCGCGAGGGTCCGCCCTTGTGCAGgagaacaggaagaggaagagctgCAGGTATGGCAGCAGGAAGACCGACGCCCACATCCAAGCAGGAAGCGGTGGCAAGCGGGTGCCAATGCCCTGACTCCAGCTGACGGCGGGGGGTGGAGCTGACGGGCTGGTCGCACCTCTCTGCACGTGTTCCAAACTGAACCGCTGAACCTCAAACACGTAGTACACCAACAGTACGCTGAGTAGCAGGTAGAGAGCCACGCCCACCCAGCCCATCCTCTGACGGAAGTTCATCATCCTCCATACTGCcagaaaaacagattaataGTTAATAAGTCATCAATACATCCTCCATACTGCcagaaaaacagattaataGTTAATAAGTCATCAATACATCCTCCATACTGTGTAACTGAACTGAGCAGCCACAAATTTCTATGTTTAGCGttgtcaggttaggctaacccattgttgctaactttagAGCTAACACCCTTCACTGTTCCAGCagttggagaaacaacagacgaatttttcttggtcttgagaagctgcagcatttattaactgacacactgtagtctgtactgtacatttactgacacactgtagtctgtactgtacattaactgacacactgtagtctgtactgtacatttactgacactgtagtctgtactgtacattaactgacacactgtagtctgtactgtacattaactgacacactgtagtctgtactgtacatttactgacactgtagtctgtactgtacattaactgacacactgtagtctgtactgcacattaactgacacactgtagtctgtactgcacatttactgacacactgtagtctgtactgtacatttactgacactgtagtctgtactgcacattaactgacacactgtagtctgtactgcacatttactgacacactagtctgtactgcacatttactgacacactgtagtctgtactgtacattaactgacacactgtagtctgtactgcacatttactgacacactagtctgtactgcacatttactgacacacaagtctactgtacattttctgacacactgtagtctgtactgcacattaactgacacactgtagtctgtactgcacattaactgacacaatgtagtctgtactgtacatttactgacacactgtagtctgtactgtacattaactgacacactgtagtctgtactgcacatttactgacacactgtagtctgtactgtacatttactgacactgtagtctgtactgcacattaactgacacactgtagtctgtactgcacatttactgacacactgtagtctgtactgtacattaactgacacactgtagtctgtactgtacatttactgacactgtagtctgtactgtacattaactgacacactgtagtctgtactgtacatttactgacactgtagtctgtactgcacattaactgacacactgtagtctgtactgcacatttactgacacactagtctgtactgcacatttactgacacacaagtctactgtacattttctgacacactgtagtctgtactgcacattaactgacacactgtagtctgtactgcacattaactgacacaatgtagtctgtactgtacatttactgacacactgtagtctgtactgtacattaactgacacactgtagtctgtactgcacatttactgacacactgtagtctgtactgtacatttactgacactgtagtctgtactgcacattaactgacacactgtagtctgtactgcacatttactgacactgtagtctgtactgtacattaactgacacactgtagtctgtactgtacatttactgacactgtagtctgtactgtacattaactgacacactgtagtctgtactgcacattaactgacacactgtagtctgtactgcacatttactgacacactgtagtctgtactgtacatttactgacactgtagtctgtactgcacattaactgacacactgtagtctgtactgcacatttactgacacactagtctgtactgcacatttactgacacactgtagtctgtactgtacatttactgacacactagtctactgtacattaactgacacactg is a window from the Thunnus thynnus chromosome 18, fThuThy2.1, whole genome shotgun sequence genome containing:
- the si:dkeyp-55f12.3 gene encoding uncharacterized protein si:dkeyp-55f12.3, with translation MAGAAVQAELRFRNGLTEKICITVENHLSSLIRGIHELSPNVSRLLSELVEREKTRGACAEGEEEEDSDEEDEDPEDPQNSELHPPAKRFKT
- the tmem251 gene encoding lysosomal enzyme trafficking factor; translated protein: MMNFRQRMGWVGVALYLLLSVLLVYYVFEVQRFSLEHVQRGATSPSAPPPAVSWSQGIGTRLPPLPAWMWASVFLLPYLQLFLFLFSCTRADPRAVGYCVLPVCLALLCSRRHAVGKPSNHSGSPLIDT